The Flavobacteriales bacterium genome window below encodes:
- a CDS encoding STAS domain-containing protein → MNYSVDKKERYTLISVEADKLTALISPELKSEFVVLNADGVGSLVLDLTKVMYCDSSGLSAILIGNRLCKEAGGSFVLAGLNPSVEKLIAISQLESVLSIVPTVNEAEDLLFMEEVERKVEEE, encoded by the coding sequence ATGAATTATTCAGTAGATAAAAAAGAGAGGTACACATTGATAAGTGTAGAGGCAGATAAATTAACAGCGTTAATTTCACCAGAATTAAAATCGGAGTTTGTAGTTTTAAACGCAGATGGTGTTGGAAGTCTAGTACTTGATTTAACTAAAGTTATGTATTGTGACTCTTCTGGGTTGAGTGCAATTTTAATTGGAAATAGATTATGTAAAGAGGCAGGCGGCTCTTTCGTTTTAGCTGGATTAAATCCTTCGGTTGAAAAGCTTATTGCAATTTCTCAATTAGAATCGGTTTTAAGTATTGTTCCAACTGTAAATGAAGCTGAAGATCTTCTATTTATGGAAGAGGTAGAAAGAAAGGTAGAAGAAGAATAG
- a CDS encoding aspartate carbamoyltransferase catalytic subunit translates to MSSLSTDHLLGIKQISEQDINLIFETASNFKKVINRPIKKVPSLRDMTIANLFFENSTRTKLSFELAEKRLSADIVNFSSGSSSVNKGETLVDTVKNILAMKVNMVVIRHPNPGAAIYLSKNIDAKIINAGDGTHEHPTQALLDAYTIMETCGEVRGKKILILGDILHSRVAISNILCLKKLGAEVMVCGPATLIPRHIESLGVKVELDLRKALNWCDIVNTLRIQLERQDIKYFPSTREYVMQYGLNKEILNSLDKEIIVLHPGPINRGVEITSDVADSKQAVILDQVENGVAVRMAILYLLAQEI, encoded by the coding sequence ATGAGTAGTTTATCGACAGATCATTTATTAGGAATTAAGCAGATTTCGGAACAGGATATTAATCTGATTTTTGAAACAGCAAGCAATTTTAAAAAGGTAATTAATCGGCCGATAAAAAAGGTGCCTTCTTTAAGGGACATGACGATTGCCAATTTGTTCTTCGAAAATTCAACGAGAACAAAATTATCGTTTGAGTTGGCAGAGAAAAGACTGAGTGCTGATATTGTTAATTTTTCATCAGGATCTTCTTCGGTAAACAAAGGTGAAACCCTTGTGGATACTGTAAAGAATATTTTGGCCATGAAGGTTAATATGGTTGTGATTCGACATCCTAACCCTGGTGCTGCAATATATCTATCGAAGAATATTGATGCCAAGATTATTAACGCAGGAGATGGAACTCATGAGCACCCAACACAGGCATTATTAGACGCATACACTATTATGGAAACGTGTGGAGAGGTGAGGGGAAAGAAAATCTTGATACTTGGAGATATACTGCACTCTCGTGTAGCTATTTCTAATATACTTTGTTTAAAGAAGCTAGGAGCAGAAGTGATGGTTTGTGGTCCGGCTACTCTAATACCAAGGCATATTGAGTCTTTAGGGGTGAAGGTGGAACTGGACTTAAGAAAGGCGTTAAATTGGTGTGATATTGTAAATACGCTTCGAATTCAATTAGAAAGACAGGATATTAAATATTTTCCTTCTACCAGAGAATACGTGATGCAATATGGATTGAATAAGGAGATTTTGAATAGCTTGGATAAAGAGATTATTGTATTGCATCCTGGGCCAATAAATAGGGGAGTAGAGATTACAAGCGATGTAGCTGATTCTAAGCAGGCTGTCATTCTCGATCAAGTGGAGAATGGTGTTGCAGTTCGAATGGCAATCCTTTATTTGCTGGCACAAGAAATTTAA
- the pyrR gene encoding bifunctional pyr operon transcriptional regulator/uracil phosphoribosyltransferase PyrR — protein MQKNRRTILNNKQVALTIDRLCQQLIENHGDFKESVIIGLQPRGVYLAEKVHEQLQRILNTKIEFGYLDVTFYRDDFRRRKNPISAGTTEIDFVIEDKRVVLIDDVLFTGRTIRSGLDALMAFGRPSAVELLVLIDRRFKRQLPIEPMYVGKHVDSIRMEKVEVAWKGLEKETKVVLFTPESDE, from the coding sequence TTGCAAAAGAATAGAAGAACCATATTAAACAATAAACAGGTTGCCCTAACCATCGATAGGTTATGTCAACAGTTAATTGAAAATCATGGGGACTTTAAGGAATCTGTAATAATTGGCTTGCAACCCCGAGGTGTATATTTAGCTGAAAAAGTTCATGAGCAATTGCAAAGAATTCTGAATACAAAGATTGAGTTCGGTTATTTGGATGTGACTTTTTATCGGGATGATTTTAGAAGAAGAAAAAACCCGATCTCTGCAGGTACTACGGAGATTGATTTTGTAATTGAGGATAAAAGGGTTGTTCTGATTGATGATGTTTTATTTACTGGACGAACGATACGGTCTGGCTTGGACGCCTTGATGGCATTCGGACGTCCTTCCGCTGTAGAGCTGCTTGTGCTGATCGATAGAAGGTTTAAGAGGCAGTTGCCAATCGAACCTATGTATGTGGGTAAGCATGTTGACTCAATACGAATGGAAAAAGTTGAAGTTGCATGGAAAGGTTTAGAGAAGGAAACTAAAGTTGTGTTATTTACACCTGAATCAGATGAGTAG
- the rpsA gene encoding 30S ribosomal protein S1, translated as MSGKEKEENAEFQAETTTVEEVKAAVSAEKVASSVESLEDQLKNFNWDMVGKDVVELEAYTTEERAALEEEYEGSLTSIEEKEILDGKIVLITNKEVVINIGYKSDGIIPLTEFRYNPELKAGDIVEVYIENREDKLGQLILSHKKARTLKAWRKLNEVLETGEIITGHVKCRTKGGLIVDAFGIESFLPGSQIDVKPIRDYDDYVGRDMEFKVVKINQEYRNIVVSHKALIQAELEKQKLVIMSNLEKGQVLEGTVKNITSYGVFIDLGGVDGLVHITDLSWGRVNHPEELVELDQKVNVVILDFDDKKKRIALGMKQLSAHPWDALDTKIKVGDTVKGKVVVLADYGAFLEVAPGVEGLIHVSEMSWSHHLSAAKDFFKIGDIVDAQVLTLDRDERKMSLGTKQLAPDPWKEIEKKYTIDSEHTVTVRNFTNFGIFVELEEGIDGLVHISDLSWTKKIKHPSEFIAVGEQLKVKVLEVDSENRRLSLGHKQLETNPWDAYEDIFKEGSIHTGKVVEVLEKGARMLLQEDVEAFIPTKHLLKEDGSVVKLGESIAVRILEFSKDSKKIIASHSRSYSDDVEDVKAKGSTPRSDSKGKVKGKSSSKDFQDLRKGLEKTTLGDLEALSSLKEGLEKAERGEKDADA; from the coding sequence ATGTCAGGTAAAGAAAAAGAAGAAAACGCTGAGTTTCAAGCAGAAACTACAACAGTTGAAGAAGTGAAAGCGGCAGTGTCAGCTGAGAAAGTTGCAAGTTCTGTAGAAAGCCTAGAAGATCAATTGAAAAACTTCAATTGGGATATGGTTGGAAAAGATGTAGTAGAATTAGAAGCATATACTACTGAAGAAAGAGCTGCATTAGAAGAAGAGTACGAGGGGAGTTTAACTTCAATCGAAGAAAAAGAAATACTAGACGGTAAAATCGTTCTTATTACAAATAAAGAAGTTGTAATAAATATAGGATACAAGTCGGATGGAATTATTCCTCTTACTGAGTTCAGATATAATCCGGAATTAAAAGCAGGTGACATTGTTGAAGTGTACATCGAAAACAGAGAAGATAAACTGGGTCAGTTAATCTTATCGCACAAAAAAGCTAGAACATTAAAAGCTTGGAGAAAACTTAACGAAGTATTAGAAACAGGTGAGATAATCACTGGACATGTTAAGTGTAGAACAAAAGGTGGACTTATCGTTGATGCATTCGGTATCGAGTCTTTCTTACCAGGATCACAAATTGATGTTAAACCAATTAGAGATTACGATGACTATGTTGGAAGAGACATGGAATTTAAAGTTGTTAAAATCAACCAAGAGTATAGAAATATTGTTGTTTCGCACAAAGCGCTTATTCAAGCTGAGTTAGAGAAACAAAAACTTGTAATAATGTCTAACCTTGAAAAAGGTCAGGTGTTAGAAGGAACAGTTAAGAACATTACTTCATATGGTGTCTTTATCGATTTAGGTGGTGTTGACGGTTTGGTTCACATTACAGATCTTTCTTGGGGACGTGTTAATCACCCAGAAGAGCTTGTTGAACTAGATCAAAAAGTAAATGTTGTAATTCTTGATTTTGATGATAAGAAGAAAAGAATTGCATTGGGAATGAAGCAACTTTCTGCTCATCCTTGGGATGCTCTTGATACGAAAATCAAAGTTGGAGATACGGTTAAAGGTAAAGTAGTTGTACTTGCTGATTACGGTGCTTTCTTAGAAGTTGCTCCTGGTGTTGAAGGATTGATCCACGTCTCTGAAATGTCTTGGTCACATCACTTAAGTGCAGCAAAAGACTTCTTTAAAATAGGAGATATCGTAGATGCTCAAGTTTTGACTCTTGATAGAGACGAAAGAAAAATGTCTTTAGGAACTAAGCAATTGGCTCCAGATCCATGGAAAGAAATCGAAAAGAAATATACAATCGATTCAGAGCACACAGTAACAGTTAGAAACTTTACGAATTTTGGAATCTTTGTTGAATTGGAAGAAGGAATTGATGGGTTAGTTCATATCTCTGACTTATCTTGGACTAAGAAAATCAAGCATCCATCTGAATTCATCGCTGTTGGTGAGCAATTGAAAGTTAAAGTACTTGAAGTTGATTCTGAAAACAGAAGATTGAGTTTAGGGCATAAACAATTGGAAACTAATCCTTGGGATGCTTATGAAGATATCTTCAAAGAAGGAAGCATTCACACAGGTAAAGTTGTTGAGGTTCTTGAAAAAGGAGCTAGAATGTTACTACAAGAAGATGTTGAAGCATTTATTCCTACGAAACACTTACTTAAAGAAGACGGATCAGTTGTTAAACTTGGAGAGTCTATTGCAGTTAGAATTCTAGAGTTCTCTAAAGACTCTAAGAAGATTATAGCTTCGCATAGTAGATCTTACTCTGATGATGTAGAAGATGTGAAAGCCAAAGGCTCTACTCCGAGATCTGATTCTAAAGGTAAGGTGAAAGGGAAATCTTCTTCGAAAGATTTTCAAGATTTAAGAAAAGGACTAGAGAAAACAACTCTAGGAGACTTGGAAGCTTTATCGAGTTTGAAAGAAGGACTTGAAAAAGCCGAGCGAGGCGAAAAAGACGCTGATGCTTAA